The stretch of DNA TTTAATTTTGTCAAGATTACATGGAGTTTCTCCTTATGAAAATGGCCAACATATTTATATTTGCAAATAGATATTGATTTGTGTTTGTTATGTTCATGGGATAGGACGGTGGCATTATGTCCCTAGTTGACTCGCTCCTTTCATTCGTGGGCTAAAGGAAAtgggaaagaaaagaaacaacGTGCGCGCCAATGGACCGTGGGCCGAAGGAAATCAGCCCTCAAGGAAGAGACCAAGTCGGGGTCGCGGGTCGCCGACTcgcctcctcccctcctctagCCGCCCGCACCACCACCTCGCGCGCCGCGGCGAGAATTCACCACCAGTCCACCACCGTGCTGGCCCGCCTCTCGCGCCGGCATTCAGCCACGTGCGTCGTGCGGCAGCACAGCCGACCGCCCCCGGGCGCCCCGGGacacgcgccgcccgcctgcgCCTCTCGCGCATGGCCGTCCACGCCCACCGGCCGCGCGCGTCGCGCCGGGCCACCCGCCCGCGAACCACCTCCAGCTCGGCCCCGGCCGCGGCAACCGCACGAAAGGAACCGACCCCGTCCCCGCCCTATTTCGCCATGCCGCTCCCCGCCACCGACCGACCCACCCCTCCCCCTCTTCCCTGCCCCGGGCCACCCCGCGGCTCGGCCCGACGCCACCACAAACCCCTCGCCGGCGCACCTTCACCACGTCCGCGGCGCGGGGCGACCCGCCCCACCACGTAGGCGGCGAAggcgagcggccggcggcgcgcgtagcgggaagaggggggggggggggagcgggCGGCCACGCCGCGGCGTGAACCCGACCGGCTATGCTGCAGCGCGCAGCGAACAACGCCTACACCTGGTGGTGGGCGTCGCACATTCGCACCACCCAGTCCAAGTGGCTTGAAACCACCGTCGGCGGTAAGCAGCCCCATTTGTTCAGCTGCCATCCCCCGGTCGGCATCTCAACCGTCGCATGACGAGTTCGTATTGCACATTGCACATTGTACAGTGATTGTGCGTTTTCATTTGGTGCGCAGAGATGGAGGACAGGGTACAGGCCATGCTCAAGCTCATTGGGGCCGACGGCGATTCGTTCGGCAAGAAGGCGGAGCTCTACTTCAGGAGCCGGCCAGAGCTCATCAATCACGTGGAGGAGATGTTCAGATCATACCAGGCCCTCGCCGACAGGTATGACCGGATATCCAGTGAGCTGCACAAGGCCAACCACACCATTGCAACCGTGTTCCCGGACCAAGTGCAGTTCTCGATGCAAGAGGGGGATGTTGAAGGGTTCCCGAAAGCAATCAACGGGATTGATCTCAGCAATTTCAAATTCCCTGCGCTGGAATGCTTGTCTGTGGGCTCACAGAGCATGAGCAGGGGCACCAGCCCAGTCCCCAAGAGGGGGACCCAAGCACATAGGAGGGTCACCTCCAACATGACCAAGGAGAAGGCGCAGGAGGAGATAGACAAGCTGCAGAAACAAATCCTGGCGCTACAGACTGAGAAAGAGTTCTTGAAGACCTCTTATGACAGCGCGCTAGGCAAGTATCTGGACATTGAGAAACGGGTGTCTGAGTTGCAGGATGAAGTCTGCAGTTTGCAAAATGCTTTTAGCACTGGTGCGGCCATCGAAGACAATGAAGCTCGGGCGTTAATGGCTGCACAAGCCATTGTGTCGTGTGAGGATACGTTGGTGAACTTGCAGGACCAGCAAAAGAGATCAATTGAAGAGGCAAAGGTGGAGTTTCAACGAGCCAATGAGGCAATTGAAAAGCTGAAAACCTTCAAGAATGAATGTGGACTGCCTCATGCACAAATGGATGGGCATGATCACGATGACAAGGAACTTAGCCATGCACTGCCCTCAGAGGATGCTGATGATCCAGCTCTGGATGAGAGTAGGCTTGACCTCCAGGAAATATGTCAAAATGTCAAAGAAATATTTGAACGCTACCCGGAGTTATCAGTTGCAGAATTAGCGGATAAGGTTGATCGACTTGTGGAGAAGGTGGTCAACCTTGAACTTGCTAGTACTTCACAGAATGCTCAGATCAATAGAATGAGGACAGAGATAGATGGCCTTCACGAGCATCTGCATGCTTTGGAGCAGGACAAGGCTGCTTTGGTTGTTGATTCCAGTAACTTGGCTGACAGGTTGAAGAAAGTTGAAGAAATGCTGCAAGAAGTACACCAAATTTGGAAGTCTGTACAAAATGGGACAGGGAACATTTGTAAACAAATGACTGAAGCCTCCCATGAACTTACTGAATTCGTTGAAACATTACATGCTCCTGAGCCAGAAATTAGAGATTTCATGGATTCATTGCGAGACTCCAAAGCCATAGCGTCTCTGGAAGATGACTCAGGACTAGCAAGTCCATTTATCAAAAAGGGCCAATCTAGTGCTTTACATGGCACTAGCGAAATTGAGAAGCATGATGAAATCTCAGAAGGTACTGTAGCCCAGAAACAGCTAGTTCCAAAAGATCCCGAAGGTGAGGAGATGGTTCTATTAGAAGA from Panicum hallii strain FIL2 chromosome 3, PHallii_v3.1, whole genome shotgun sequence encodes:
- the LOC112886898 gene encoding protein NETWORKED 2A-like, whose amino-acid sequence is MLQRAANNAYTWWWASHIRTTQSKWLETTVGEMEDRVQAMLKLIGADGDSFGKKAELYFRSRPELINHVEEMFRSYQALADRYDRISSELHKANHTIATVFPDQVQFSMQEGDVEGFPKAINGIDLSNFKFPALECLSVGSQSMSRGTSPVPKRGTQAHRRVTSNMTKEKAQEEIDKLQKQILALQTEKEFLKTSYDSALGKYLDIEKRVSELQDEVCSLQNAFSTGAAIEDNEARALMAAQAIVSCEDTLVNLQDQQKRSIEEAKVEFQRANEAIEKLKTFKNECGLPHAQMDGHDHDDKELSHALPSEDADDPALDESRLDLQEICQNVKEIFERYPELSVAELADKVDRLVEKVVNLELASTSQNAQINRMRTEIDGLHEHLHALEQDKAALVVDSSNLADRLKKVEEMLQEVHQIWKSVQNGTGNICKQMTEASHELTEFVETLHAPEPEIRDFMDSLRDSKAIASLEDDSGLASPFIKKGQSSALHGTSEIEKHDEISEGTVAQKQLVPKDPEGEEMVLLEDYASALQRYKDTEQKLSEIEKRNQEYHLEAMSELKELKSANVTKDEEIHSLRRMLSSLQKKMTVSITESIEKSEETSKISTSPATEDKEIAEIEEYIKQCQADDSLTCSVAEEKFRTEIDKVLGENLDFWLRFSTSYHQIQNFQTSFDKLKTEMHKLADEQEQGGTYGFAASYQVAKLESAVLEKKFRDLNTELQVWMEKNVLLKGELENRFSSLCSIQEDISKITTLDKSDEVHFNAFQAAKFQGEVLNMKQENNKVAKELEAGLDHVRGLQVEVGRVLLKLRENLEVSIARSHRAQQNFRNLSTKAGVPLRTFLFGSKPKRPSLFSCMGPGVHKHHGGSKAGRR